From the genome of Borreliella mayonii:
GGAGTTATTATTGACATAAGGCCACAAGAACTTGCAGTGCTTTATGACTCTGATATGTCTGATATTCAAGGATATTCCAAACTTTACACATATCAAGACCTTAACTATGAACTAAAAGACCGCATATCAATTTCGGATTTAATTTACTTTGAAATATTTAGTATTGACTCTTCAATCGGATATTTTACTTTGGTTTTAAAGGAGTTTATATGGACAAACTAGAGTTTAAAATGGAATTGGAAATTGGGTGGTTTGGTGGTCGTGCAGGGATTGCTAGAATGCATGAAAAAGGGGGTAGCAATTTACCAGCAAGAAAACATTTAACCAAAATTGCTGGTAGTTCTGAATTTAGAGAATATATCAATAATAGTTATATAAATTCTAAGTTTAATCTTGACCCCAAATCGGGAATGGAGGCTATTGGACAAGCTTTTATAAGGTACTATGGAAATTATCTATTATCAGCACAAGTCTCTCCAGCCTTAAAGGCTAATACAATCAAAAGTAAGTTTAAAAAGGGTAGTAACACCGCAGCAATTCCACTTGTTGATACAGCCAAAATGTTATCCGAGATTACTTATAAGGTAACACTTGAATGATTTTTACTTTAGATATGGTTTTAAACCATTTAACTCAAATATTCAAAGGGTTTAAGGCGTATGCAACTGAAAATAATTTTGAGTGCGATATCATAAATACTTACAATCACCCGTACCTTTCAAAAATCACAGCTGCTAGCTCAAATATAATAGCATTGAAATTTGATGGTACAGAAAATCTATTTGATCATAATTCTAGAGCCGGTGCATTTTATGAAAATGCTTTGGAATTCAGTTTAAATTTTCAAATATATATTATTGCTATAGTGTTAAACGCTCAAGATTTTGACGCTAATTCACGTATGTTAATGCTTTATGGTATGCTTAGCAATTTCCTACATAATAAAGCCCATAAGTATACTTTAGAAAGTCAATCACAACCCGAATATATTAGTAAAATTAATTTCTACATTTACCCAACATCTAATATGCAAACAGTTGGGCTAATTAATTTAGGCACAAAATATAGCAACCATGCATACAGTGCATCTATAGCATTTAATGCTAGTGTAAAAGCAATCGAAATTTTAAAGGAGGAATACGAAATTGCCGCAAGATACAATTAGTGTAAGTTTAGTTGACTCTAGAATTCAAGCTAGTAGGCCCAATTATTATAATCCACTTTTGGTTTACAAAACAGCTAAAATCAAAGTTAATAAAGATGCTGCTAACTTTGTAACATTGAATTTAACCGTTAATAACTATGAAAAACAAATTGAAACTTTGGAAAAAGATAATGGGAATGGACAAGATCAGTTTGGAAAAGAAAAGACACTACTTAAAACCGCAATGTCTAATTTTTTCAATTCAAGTGAAGAATCATTAAAATCCGCTGTTCTTTTTATTTATAAGGATAAACCTGAAGAGTTAAAAAAATATCTTAAAGTACATAGACACACTTTTGTTGTACTTATTAATACTGAGGGTGATAATTCCGATGATGGACTTAAGATTTACAAAGATGATTATGATAAATTTAAAACACCTTCAATTTTTTTTGTATTCTCAACTAAAGAACAAGAAATAAAAGAACTTTTCAAGGATAAAAGCAATACTGAAAAAGAAAGAAATATTGTTGTTTACAGTAACAATAAAGACAATTTACACCTTAAATTTATAAGTCAATATCTGCATCAAGCTAGCATTTTCCATGCTGTAAATCCTTATGGTATGCCACTGGCTGCTACACCGCTTGTTGACGACACTGTAATTGGAAAGTTACGAACTGCAAAAATTAATTTTTATACACTTCTTAATGAAACGGGTCTTGATGGTATGCCTGCTTTTAAAGAGGGGGTTGATCTAGCTGGAGGTGCAATAGACGAGCAGTTTACATATCACTATATAAAAAATGAAGCAATTATTGAGCTTATTAGAATTTGGAATAAAAACAATAGACAAAACAGCAAATTATCTGCACTGCAACTTAGTGGGGCTAGAGATAATGCATATACTTCAGCAATTGAGTGTCTACTTAAGAGATTTATAGATAGAGGGCTGATTATACTGTATAAAAATTTAAGTCTTACTATTTCTCCTACACCACAACTTAAATTAGAACTTAGTGTGAATATTACTTATAACTTTAGCATTAATGCTGTTGCTTTAGTAATTACTACTCAAGATATAGTTGATTATCAAAATAGTTTAAGTGCCTAAAAGGGGGTTTAAAAAATGCAATTTTATGATTTAAGAGAAGTTTATTTTTCAATTGGTGGTACACAGTTACATAGTGGCAAACTAGAGCTTACAAGCGAGCCTACAACAAGAGCAGTGATTAGTAGTGAAGATAAAGGTATGCCTGTAATAAGCTTAAGAGATCCCAAAACGATAACTTATGTTTTTAACATTGAAGTAACTTTGGGTAGTCAAGACTACATTTTGTTAACTGAACTTTCGGATGAACAGTTTTACAACATGGATGTGAGAAAAGATGATAAAATGCTTGATTTAGCATTCAATGATAGAATTGCTACCAAAATTATTTCTAACTATGCAATTTTTACTGAAGAACCGTCAAGAAGTTATTCTGCTGAGGCTGAAAAAGTATCTTTTGAAATTAGGGCTATTAATTGCCAAAAAACTAAACCAAACAACACTTAAAAGGAGAGTCTTATTATGATAATGAGATATAAAATGAAAATTTTAACTAAAAATAAAACTTATGAATATCCACTGAGAGTACTTCCGGTCTATGAATGGGATAGAATACTCGGATTTAATCAAAGTTACGCTGTTTTAAAGCTTAATGAGGTTAAATTCTTAAGAGAAATCACAAGCTTAATGATAAGTCCAAAATTTTTAGACGAATTCTATGTGATTTTGGATCAAAATAGAGAATTTATTTCTTATTATAAAGATTATCTTGTTGCAATAATTTACACTGCACAATTTAATACTTTTCATTTAGACAATGATCTTAAAAAACCTGCTTTAGTATATCTAAGTGAATATGAAAATAATGTTGGTGACTTTGTTACTTTTGACTATATCAATGAAAACTTTGATTATGAAAAAGTAGCCACTTCGCTTTCATCAATTACATCAAATTCCAATGATCTGGTTGCTAAATGAGCAAAAGAAATAGAGATATTGATAAAGCTATTGCAAGTCTTAATGAGACTAGAAAAAAGTATTTTAACTTGCTTGACGAGATTAAGAACGATAAATACTATTTTCCAGTAATTATGAATATTTGCTCATATGATGATGTAAAGAAGTTGCCTTATGACGAGCTTTTAGAGGTCAATAGACTTGCTGATATTAAATTAGAAAAAGAATTGTATGAGTTGATTCTGGGCAAGTGAGGGCTTAGTGAGCGACAAATTCACCATTAAATTTAAGGGAATTCTTGATCATGCTGCAACAAAAAAGGCTATTGAACAAGATATTTCCAAAATGGAAAAATATCTTAAACCCAAAAAATCCAGTTTGGGAAGTACTAAAGATATTGTAAAAAATAATTTGTCGGACAAGAAAAAAGAACTTAACAGACAATCTAAATTCGAAAGCTTAAGGGAGCGTGTTGAGAAATATAGACTTTCGCAAACCAAAAAGCTTATGAAACAGGGTATGGGGTTTGAGAAAGCAAGAAAAGAAGCGTTCAAAAGATCTTTGATGTCTGATAGAGACAAAAGACGTCTTGAGTATAAAGAACTTGCAAAAGAATCAAAAGCAAAAAGTAAAATGTTAGCGGCCTCTCAAGGAAAAGGACTTGTTGCCAAAATTGCAATAGGTAGTGCCCTGGGAAATATCATTGGCAATGCTATGAGTAAAGTTGGTGGTGGGCTAATTGGGTTTTTGTATGGTTTTATGAAAAAATCAGTTGAAAATGAATCCAAGCAAAAGAAACTACAACAACTCAATAATGTGTTTTACAGTGACAAAGAACGTAATAAAATTTGGGATGCCATTAAGGAAATGAAAGGATTTGAACGCAATTTAGAAAAAGAAGATTTGTTGCGAACAGCAAGTGTGCTTAAAGGCCATATCAGAGAATTAAAACTTAATGATGAAGAGGGAGAGAACGTATTAAATGCAACAAAACTAGCAGCTATGTTTAGAAGCACAGGGCTTGTTGGTGATAACGAAAGTGCTGTTGAAGTTGTTTCAAAAATACTTAAAGGGGAACTTACAGAAGCTTTTAATATATTGAAACCCATAGACAAATTTGGAGAAAAATATCTAGAAGCCATGAAAAACAAGTTAGAGTTTCTAACTCAAGAGGGAGGGAAAAAAAAGCTAAGGCCAGAGATAATTGCAGACTTAATAAAAGATATATCATCTTTGAAGATAATGGGTCATTCCGATGAACTTTCTTCAGCTAAAAGTAAATTAGACAAAATAGAGCAAAGTCTTGAAAAGACAACCAGCAAAGTTTTGATGCCGGTGATTGGCAAAATAACCGATATTATTGATAATGTTATGGATTTTGATTTTAACAAAATCATAGAAAAAGTCGTTGATGGCATACGTGATGGGTTAAGTGGTGCTCTTAACGGAATAAAAAACGCTGCCAGCTCAGCTATTAATACTGCCAAAGAGAATCTCAACAAAGCGTGGGAATACCTTACTGGAAAGGGCAATAATAACACCGGGGGTGATGATTTAGGCAATTTTAAATAAAAAGGAAATTCTATGGATATTAAAAATGAAAATATTATCAATATTAATATTGAAAAGAAAAAATTCGAGGAAAAAATCGAGGATATTGAAAAGAAAGAATTCGGGGAGATTACTCGAATAATAAGAGATGTAATAACTCAAATATTTGCTCTTTTCGGAGCAGATAATTTTTTAGTGTTATTCCCAAGAATGGATTTAAAAGGTTTTGGATATGTTCCTCAATTGTTTTTTATAAAACCAAAAACCGAACTCATAACACGCACTTACAATACTAGTTGTTCTAAAAGACCAGTTATCAACTATTACGATAGAAAAGCGGAATATGTAAGCTACAATCCAGTAATGACTGGTGAAAATATCTCATTAAATGGTGGGGTATTAACCTCACTATATAAAGAAATGCTTTCTTTGCTCAAAATGACTGTTTTTGGCAATACTATGCTACGTTTTGACGTGCATCTTGCAAAAGAACAACTAGCAAACAGACTTCAAGCTCAAGTTCCCTTTAGTATCTACAGTCCAACTTTTGGCCTTAAAGAATTAGCTGTAATTACAAGTCTTTCGTTTAAGGATGTTCCTTTCATTGATGAAGTTGAAGTTAGTCTATCAATAGAAATTGTAAAAACATTTGAATTGGAAAAATATAAAGGATAATTAATGTTGCTACTACAATATGATTTTAAAATTGAATTTTACAAATCAAAACAACCCTTAGAAAAGGATACAAGCTCTGGAGATTCTTTAATTGAAGAAACTCCTAAAATTATAATAAATACACAACATGGAATTCATATTGATATTACCATATCTAATGAGTTTTCAAATTATAATTTTGTAAAATCTAAACGAACAAAAATTGTACTTTGGAATTTGCCCCTAGACTTCACCAACGACATTGAAGTAGGAGATATAGTAAAAATATATTATAAGAAATTTGCTCATGAAAAAAATTTTGATTTCATAATGTCGGGATATTTAGGAACTCCTATGAGCACTGATTATCCTGGTGGTGATTTTAGTGTTGAGCTTGACGTTCGGTTAGCGGTTAGTAGCAACTTCTTTAATCGAAAATTAGAGAACAAAAACTTTAAGGGAAAAACGGTGCAAGAGGCAATAGAATCTGTATTTCCCAATCGTAATATCCTTAATATGGATGAAAAAGATTATCTTAAAATCATTGACAAAGATATTTATGCCACAACACCAAAAGAATTTGTTGACAAAATAAAAGGAATATATATTCATGACGTAATAGCTGATATTGGCGGTGATAGCTTTGATGTTGAATGTAATTTTATATTTACTAATGATAGAACAATTCAAGAAGATGAAAATTACAAGGCTTTAGAAGATTATGGACTTGAATTCATTCCACAACAAGAAATTGCTATTGAGGGCGAATACAAGATAAGACGTGTATATTGGAACACACAAACATTTTACACACATAAACTAAAAATTGGTGATAAAGTTTCATTTATTGATGGGCTAGGAAAAATGATAAAAACCACCATAAAAGAAACAAGTGCAAGACTTAGCAACGCAGGAGAGTGTTCATTAATACTTAAATTAAAGGATGATTCTAATGATTCTGATTAAATGTATAAAGTAAAGGGGATTAAAATGACTAAAGACTATAAAATTTACAGAATGAACCAGCGTCTTTATGGACATGCTTTAGCACAAGAGGACGTTAAAAATTGGATTTATTCAAACATTTTTATAATTAAAATTGGCACTGTAAAGGAGTTTAAACAACAAACTCAAGAGGCTATTGTTACAATACCCGAATTTGAAGATTTAGAAATTCACACAAAAAATATATCTAATATCAGTTTAGAACTATCAAAAGGTGATAACGTTTTACTGCTTCAATCAAGCGTTAATATTTTTGATAAAAATAATGATATCCACTTTGACAAACATCATTTTTATATACTTAGTGCAATTAGCCCAAAGACTTTAAATCTAATCTCTGATACTGTTAAAATTAGAGCGAATAATAAAATTGAAATAGCAAACCAAACAACTAGCTTAAAAAAAATTCTAGATAATATTGTTAGTGCTATCAATGGTATAAAAATTATAGGGGACTCAGTAATTGACGAATCAAGCTTAAAAATAGCAACCGCTCAAATTAATTCTGATATTAATAGTTTGTTTAAGTAATTTTTGCTAAATATGGTATAATTACTAGTATGGATTTAAGATTAGGCAATAATTTTGAATTGGTATTTAATAACGATTTATCACTTGTTGATGGAATTGATGAACAAAAACAAAGATTTTTGATATTTTTAAAAACCTTAAGGGGTAGTTTAAGCTATGCTCCTCATTGGGGACTGGACTATTTCTTGCTTTTAAAGCTGTTAAAAATTAACAATCTTCACGCTGTAAAAAATTATTTTCATGAAATATCTAAAGAGCTTAACTTAGATTTAATAAATATTTCAACTACTATACAAGACAACAAAGCACACATATCCTTTTTTTTCTCCGGCGATGTTTTGAATATGGAGTTTAATTTATGAGCATAGTTTTTGATTCTGATTTTGGCATTTTAAAACGTACAATTAAGGATATTGTAAGATCGAAAAGAGAATATTTGCGTGTAAATTATGGGATTAATATTGATGATAACCAAAGCTCAATTTATAACATTATTGCGTCTTCTTTAGCATTAATTGAAGAAGAAATAATTGATGAGCTTAATCTCTTTTTTTCTAAAATGAAACCAGGTGGTACTTATTGGGCTGCTATTGAAGAACACATTTCTTCTAAAAGCACAACTTACAGTGCGGTTCGCACGGCTTTACTTAATCTTGATGGGGTTGAGTACACTAATATTAAAAGTGCAGCTGGTAAAGCCAACATATATCTAATTCTAAAGGAAACTTTACTAGACACTAGTAAATCTAACATTAATAGTCCTGAATTTAAAGCAAAACTTTGGGAAACATTATATCTAACAACTCCTAGTGGTACTTTACTTGAGGGAGACATAGAAATTGATGGTCTCAATTCAACTGGACAACGTAAATCCTATAAAATATCACTAGGGAAAAGAAAATATGTTTACATGAAAGTAAAGTATAAACTTGACCTTAAAAACTATCTCTACTTAAACATAGACTCTCAAATTAGGGACATTTATTCTAGGATTATTTCAAACAACTATTCTGATATGGGAATTAGCTTTGAATATCAAGACTTTTTTGCTCCAGTTAATGAAGTTAAAGGAATTAAGTTTATGGAAATAAGTGCTTGTATTAAAGATACAGACCCTGAGAGTATTACAAAAATTGGTGATAGCGATTTTAAAAAAAATCAAGATATTGCCATTAATGATGACACAATGCTACTTTTCAATACGACAGATAGATTGCTTATTGATATTGGATAGTTAACAAATATGAAAATACCCAATCTTTTCAAAAACACCGAAATTCATAAATTTATACGTACAGAAACAGAATATGCACAAGCATTGCTTAATGAACTTAAGTCTCTTAATTCCAACTTCATATCCATTAATGTAATAGAAAATATAAAATCAAGATATATTGCGATATGGATATCTCAAGTTTTATCTATCTTTTATGCAAAAACTCAAACTTTACAAAGTATTACAAGCAATATTAATAGTGTTATTTTTGCTTTACGTCATATTGGCACTGACGAGTCATTTAGACTGATTTTCAAGACCTTTTTAAATGTGGACATTGAAGTTACTACTCCTGAAGCTGGGGTTATTGATATCTCTTTAAAAGGGGTAATAAAAACAAACTTTACTACCTTCATTTCGCCTAGCACCGAAAAAGGAAAACGACTAAAAAAGATAATTCTTAGAGAAAAGAAGCCGGGATACGCTGCATCTAAAAAAGCTTTAGTATTTAACTCACTTCCTAAAGGCTATGATCATTCAATTTATGCTTTTATAAAGGGAATTATTCCTATTGGTAGAGTTCTCAAAATTAATAATACAGATGGTAACAATATTATAACTTTTAACAACTAAGGAGGTTTTATGGCTGATGATCAAGAAAAATTACTAATTGATGAAGAAGAAACGGTTCAAATAAAAGATTTAAATAAAGTTACGACCGTTAACAATACTGATCTTTTACTGTTTGATGATGGAGCTGCAAGCAGTAATGCTATCACCTTTAAAAACTTCTTAAAAACCATTAATCACCAAACATTTAAAGGCGAAGAACTAGGCTATTTTAAAGATATAATTAAATCTACAATCGCTACTGAACTTGCAGCCGATAAAGATTTTATAAAAAGCATTTACGATTTAATCGTTGACAAGCTAATTGAGAATGAATCTAGTAAACTTTCAAATCTTTTTAGTAAAATTAAATCTCGTCTTACAGATAACATATCATCAGCCACTTTATCTAAAAATGATGATCTTTTGACAATGTCTTCTAGCAGTATTCAAAAAACACCTATCCCGGAACAATTGTTAGGGGTACCATCAGATTTTCAAAGTTCTTATGATTTTACTAGAAATACAATAATTTATCCTCGTGACTACAAGAATCACCGCGTAATCATTGATCTGGAAGACTATAATGATGTGGATCTCATTTTTTACAAAAGTGATGATGATCCCATTTATCTTGATTTCCAAGTTGATGTAGAATCCTTTGGCGAGGGTAAAACATTGAGTTTAAGATATTCTGATGAACGTGAAAAAAACACTATTTATTCACGTAATAGTTCTAGTACTAGAAGAATAACTTTTAGCATTCCTTTATATAAAGGATGGTATGTTCAAAAAAGAGCATACTCATCAGGGAATCCCATTCCGGTTCTTTTAAAACTGTAAACTTTTTAGCAAAAATTGTGATTTTGGTATATAATATACGTATAAAAATAAAAAATTAAAATCGAGGATTGAAAAAATGGATACTATTAAATTAACAGAACTTCTTATCAATTTAAACGAAATTAAACTTATAGCCGTAATGATTTTTGTAACAGTGCTAGTTTTAGGAGTATTAATTCTTCTCAAGCCTTTATTAAAAGACATATTGACTATTGTAATAGGCAAGATTTTTAAGAATGGCAATGGGAATGGCAAAAATCATATCAAAAAAAGAGATTAAGTTATGAAATTATCTAAAGATAATGTTGAGCTTGGACTTGCATCTTTATCAAGCCTTATTGATATATTTTCTAAATTTGAAGATGAATTTGATGAAATTGCACATAAAGGATTCTTTTTGGTTTATGATCTGTATTCTCATTACAAATTAATCTATACAGCAAATATGGAAAGACTTGAGAGTGCATTAACCCCAGCAATAAATGCGGCACTCGCTCCATTAAATGAAAAAATCAATCAATGCATTGACTTAGTTAATTCTGATGAAAAAAATCTCAAAATATCTAATGATCTGAAATTCAATCAGGAAGGAAAACCTATCTATAAGGAAAGAACAAATAATGCAAAATAACACTATTGGTTTAGGACTTAATTTACTATCCAGCCTAACTAACATAGCCAAAACTGATACAAACATAGATCATAATTACATTAATACTTTTAGTAAAGTAATAGATTTTTTCTACAAAACATATATAAGCACACTAAAATCTATGGAAACAGCTGAGTCAACTAAAATATTTAAAGAAATACAAGACATTTTAAAATACAACATTGAGATAATAGAGGCTATCTCTACTGATAAAAGCAAAAGAATTATCACTTCACTTAAAGCAACACGTAACAAAATTATGAAAGAATATATCAAAATACTTAAAAGAGGTGAAAATGCTTAAAAGATTGCATTGTCTACTAATTGCTTTGCTACTATGTTGCACCACTATTGCCAACCTACCAGAAGAGCCAAAACCGCCAATTATTCCAACACTAAAATCTTTAGCTAAATATGAAACACAACTTTCAGAGTATGTTATGTACCTAGTAACATTTTTAGCTAAAACAAAAGTTAAAGTTAATGATCCAAATTATCCAGAATATCCTTATCCAGACTTATCAACACTAAAAGACGAACACTCTATAACTGCAGTAAAACACAATATCAAAATATATTTAGAGTACATTAAAAAAACAAAACCAATAGCGGAAAAAGTCTATAATAAATATTCCCAATTAAAAATGTAAATTACAAAAAGGTTTTTCTTGCAAGAAATTCTATTTTACATATAAAAATCTCTAAAGCTAATTAATCTAAAATAGTGTATAATATGACTATAAGGGAAAATTTTATGGAAACAGTGTCAACAAATATTGCAAGTGTAACTCAAGAACAAATATATAAAGAATTTATTAGACTGGGCATGGAACAATTAATAGCACAAGATTTATCTAAAAGATATTATCACAATGAACTAACATATAGAGATTTAGAAAATTTAGAAAAACAATTTGATATAAAATTTGATAATCTTGTTTCTAAAATAGATAATGCCAAAAGTGAACTTAATACCAAGATAGATAATGTAGAAAAGAATTTACAAAAGGATATATCTAATTTAGACATCAAGATTGATGCCGTAGAGAAGAATTTACATGTTAAGATTGATGCTATTAAAAGCGAACTTAATACTAAGATTGACAATGTGGAAAAGAATTTAAATGCCAAAATAGATACTGTAGAAAAGAATTTAAACACTAAAATAGACAATGTTGAAAAGAATTTAATGTCTCTTTCAGAAATGCTTAAATGGGTATTGGGAATTATGGGAGCAATGTCTATAACAATGATAGCCGGGCTAATATTTGCTTTCATTTCTAAATAGCTACTACCTCACTTAAAGAATATCAATTCAAATAATAATTGTTTATCCAATATTTAGTATTAATAATTGATTAAGTGAATATTAATAATAAAAAAAGGAATAACAATGAAAATTATCAACATATTATTTTGTTTATTTTTACTAATGCTAAACAGCTGTAATTCTAATGATACTAATACTAGCCAAACAAAAAGTAGACAAAAACGTGATTTAACCCAAAAAGAAGAAGTACAACAAGAAAAACCAAAATCTAAAGAAGACCTGCTTAGAGAAAAGCTATCTGAAGACCAAAAAACACATCTTGACTGGTTAAAAACCGCTTTAACTGCTGATGGCGAATTTGATACATTTTTACAACATGATGAATCTAAAATCAAAACAGCACTTGACCATATAAAAAAAGAACTTGATAAATGCAATGGAAATGATGAGGGAAAAAATAACTTCAAACAGGTGGTTCAAGGGGCCCTTAACAAGGGTACAGACATAGATAATTTTGCAAGCAATGCAACTACTACATGCAATATTGGTGGCTAATAATCTAACAGCCCCCTATTTGGGGGCTTTAATATTGCTATACTGCAAATATATAATTAAATTGTCTTTCTTTTTTCAACATGCAAAAGAATTTTAATACTTTTGTTTTATAAACGTCTCGATTATCAGACATAAATACTTTAAGCTTATTTAGATCATCAAATCTATTAGTTTTATTGAAATATTTTTTTAGAATATTTACCCAATATTCTATACTCTTAAGCTCAGCATTCTTTTCAAAAAGATCCTCTAAAGCATCATCATTATCAGTACATAATGCCCGAATAAGAGCATTTATATTATTTTTTTCTTCACCTTCATTTACCCAATTTTTTATATTAAACAGTGCGTCTCTAAAAATTTCATAGCAATAAGCCTTGCCAGATTTTAAGTTTTTATTAAAGTTGTTTAGTTGATTTTTTTCTTGATTTATGTCCTTTTTTTGTTCTTGTTTTTGATTAACACTAACTTGCTTGCTAGGCATAGAATTTTCGTTTTCATAATTATTGTAAATAGGTGCTGCATCAGTATCCACTTCACTTTTTATATAAAGACATGCAACTAAAGCATACCTTTTGAAATAAGTAATAGCTGATCCAACTAGTTGTGGTACTGTATTTACAACATTTTTAGACCCGCTTTCATTGTTCCATTGTAAGTTTTCTGTAAGCATTGGTGTATCAAAAGAAAATTCATATCCAGTGCTTGTGCTGTAGAATGTGGTTCTAATAACATGCTCCTTTTGACCATCTACAAATTTAGATATTGGATATTGCTCAAAATCAAGCTCTAAATTGTGCTTATAAATAACGTTTTCAATTTCTTCTACTATTTCATTGAAATTCTGATATTTGTATCCATACCCTTTAAGACTTTTGTCAATCCCTGGTAAATTCATTTTTAGGGTTTTCATATCTTTTCTGAAGCTTATTTTTGCTTGAATATTATTTTGTATTTCTTGATTATTTTTGTTTAATATGTTTGTCATTTTTTTACTCCTATTATGTTATATAAAAATAAATATATATCAAAAACTATTTTTGCCAACTTTTTTACAAAAATTTTTACAAAAAAATAGGGCTTAGCTAAATTCTCTTGCTAAAGAACTTCGCTAAACCCTTGTATTATTTTTTGCAAATTACATAATAGGTAGAAAAAATGAACATATTTTTCTACGCTGTTTATAGTGTAGCCCAATTTAAAATTAAAATCAATTTGTATTTTTACTAAATTATAAAAAGTATATTAATTTAACAAAATTAATAATTAAAATTTAATATTTTTTTAGAAAAGTATTTACTTTTAAATCAAAATTTTGCATAATCAATATTAATTATTAATAACATAATAGGAGAAAAAACATGAAAGGTTTTTCAAATGCCACAAAAAATCCAACTTGCCACAACAAACACCAACACAAATTAATATCTCTTACTTCAACACTAGATTATCTAAACAAAAAAGATAAAAAATATAACCAAAAAAACATACTCTATTACTATAATGAAAATTTAAAAAGAAATGGGCTAGCTCCAACTACACTAAGAACAATGCAAAATTATCTTTACAAATTAGAAAAAGTACTAAAAGTAACAACCAATTATTACCAACACATGGGTGTAAACTGTGGGACTGAAATTTACTATAAACTAAAGTATCCTAAAAAAGAGTGTTACCAGAAAATCAACAAATACTTTAAAGAGCAAAAAAACTCTAGATTTAAATCTAGAGTTAATAACCATTTTAAAGACAATGTTTCCAAAAATAGTAGTGTAAATTCAGTGGAGTGTTTAAATAATAAAAATATTAATACAAAAGAAGAAAGAAAGA
Proteins encoded in this window:
- a CDS encoding DUF276 domain-containing protein, whose amino-acid sequence is MSIVFDSDFGILKRTIKDIVRSKREYLRVNYGINIDDNQSSIYNIIASSLALIEEEIIDELNLFFSKMKPGGTYWAAIEEHISSKSTTYSAVRTALLNLDGVEYTNIKSAAGKANIYLILKETLLDTSKSNINSPEFKAKLWETLYLTTPSGTLLEGDIEIDGLNSTGQRKSYKISLGKRKYVYMKVKYKLDLKNYLYLNIDSQIRDIYSRIISNNYSDMGISFEYQDFFAPVNEVKGIKFMEISACIKDTDPESITKIGDSDFKKNQDIAINDDTMLLFNTTDRLLIDIG
- a CDS encoding BlyB family putative holin accessory protein, giving the protein MQNNTIGLGLNLLSSLTNIAKTDTNIDHNYINTFSKVIDFFYKTYISTLKSMETAESTKIFKEIQDILKYNIEIIEAISTDKSKRIITSLKATRNKIMKEYIKILKRGENA
- a CDS encoding DUF777 family protein, producing MTKDYKIYRMNQRLYGHALAQEDVKNWIYSNIFIIKIGTVKEFKQQTQEAIVTIPEFEDLEIHTKNISNISLELSKGDNVLLLQSSVNIFDKNNDIHFDKHHFYILSAISPKTLNLISDTVKIRANNKIEIANQTTSLKKILDNIVSAINGIKIIGDSVIDESSLKIATAQINSDINSLFK
- a CDS encoding DUF693 family protein produces the protein MLLLQYDFKIEFYKSKQPLEKDTSSGDSLIEETPKIIINTQHGIHIDITISNEFSNYNFVKSKRTKIVLWNLPLDFTNDIEVGDIVKIYYKKFAHEKNFDFIMSGYLGTPMSTDYPGGDFSVELDVRLAVSSNFFNRKLENKNFKGKTVQEAIESVFPNRNILNMDEKDYLKIIDKDIYATTPKEFVDKIKGIYIHDVIADIGGDSFDVECNFIFTNDRTIQEDENYKALEDYGLEFIPQQEIAIEGEYKIRRVYWNTQTFYTHKLKIGDKVSFIDGLGKMIKTTIKETSARLSNAGECSLILKLKDDSNDSD
- a CDS encoding DUF735 family protein, whose product is MKIPNLFKNTEIHKFIRTETEYAQALLNELKSLNSNFISINVIENIKSRYIAIWISQVLSIFYAKTQTLQSITSNINSVIFALRHIGTDESFRLIFKTFLNVDIEVTTPEAGVIDISLKGVIKTNFTTFISPSTEKGKRLKKIILREKKPGYAASKKALVFNSLPKGYDHSIYAFIKGIIPIGRVLKINNTDGNNIITFNN
- the blyA gene encoding holin BlyA, with the protein product MDTIKLTELLINLNEIKLIAVMIFVTVLVLGVLILLKPLLKDILTIVIGKIFKNGNGNGKNHIKKRD
- a CDS encoding DUF2634 domain-containing protein, whose translation is MDLRLGNNFELVFNNDLSLVDGIDEQKQRFLIFLKTLRGSLSYAPHWGLDYFLLLKLLKINNLHAVKNYFHEISKELNLDLINISTTIQDNKAHISFFFSGDVLNMEFNL
- a CDS encoding DUF685 domain-containing protein — translated: MADDQEKLLIDEEETVQIKDLNKVTTVNNTDLLLFDDGAASSNAITFKNFLKTINHQTFKGEELGYFKDIIKSTIATELAADKDFIKSIYDLIVDKLIENESSKLSNLFSKIKSRLTDNISSATLSKNDDLLTMSSSSIQKTPIPEQLLGVPSDFQSSYDFTRNTIIYPRDYKNHRVIIDLEDYNDVDLIFYKSDDDPIYLDFQVDVESFGEGKTLSLRYSDEREKNTIYSRNSSSTRRITFSIPLYKGWYVQKRAYSSGNPIPVLLKL
- a CDS encoding BlyB family putative holin accessory protein, translated to MKLSKDNVELGLASLSSLIDIFSKFEDEFDEIAHKGFFLVYDLYSHYKLIYTANMERLESALTPAINAALAPLNEKINQCIDLVNSDEKNLKISNDLKFNQEGKPIYKERTNNAK